The Carnobacterium mobile DSM 4848 genome includes a window with the following:
- a CDS encoding M24 family metallopeptidase: MKMNIKLTTVTLPTIHSNPQSVIVTDETMAARKTNFLEQMKTNSIDTAIIYADREHGANFEYLTGFIPRFEEACLVVHANGDSYLLLGNENLKLAEHSRIKAKAIHVPFFSLPNQPMAGEKKLENFFEESQIKPDAQIGIIGWKLFTASSYDNADLFDLPFYIVDCLLNYVSNRSQLKNFTFSLSSPEGGLRTTHNANEIAHYEAGASLAGIGMFNAIQAIEVGKTEKEIGALLAQDGQPNTVTTISAAGQRFTNATLYPRDKEAQLSDNYSITVGYKGGLSSRAGFVVSSKEQLPENQKDYLEKVGKPYFTAYATWLENIRIGISGDEFYSMIESVFPSDVYGWTLNPGHYTGDDEWMSSPFYPGSKAVVKSGQLFQVDIIPSVPGYSGASAEEPIAIADEALRDELKQQYPDVWKRIEDRRNYIKNVININLSDDILPLSDTVAFYTPFLLNKTLAYTKEA; encoded by the coding sequence ATAAAAATGAACATTAAGTTAACTACTGTCACATTGCCTACGATCCATTCCAACCCACAGTCCGTGATAGTAACGGACGAAACCATGGCTGCTAGAAAAACAAACTTTTTAGAACAAATGAAAACCAATTCAATCGATACAGCAATTATTTATGCTGATCGTGAACATGGAGCTAACTTCGAGTATCTTACCGGCTTTATTCCGCGTTTTGAAGAAGCTTGCTTAGTTGTCCATGCAAATGGAGACAGTTATTTATTATTAGGAAATGAAAACTTAAAGCTAGCTGAACATTCTAGAATTAAGGCCAAGGCAATTCACGTTCCTTTCTTCTCTCTTCCAAACCAACCGATGGCAGGAGAAAAGAAGTTGGAAAACTTCTTTGAAGAAAGTCAAATCAAACCAGATGCTCAAATCGGAATCATTGGCTGGAAACTCTTTACTGCCAGCAGTTACGATAATGCTGATTTATTTGATCTACCTTTTTACATCGTAGACTGTTTATTAAACTATGTATCGAATAGAAGCCAATTAAAAAACTTCACGTTTTCTTTGAGCTCTCCAGAAGGCGGATTGCGTACAACGCATAATGCGAATGAGATCGCTCATTACGAAGCCGGTGCTTCACTAGCAGGAATCGGTATGTTTAACGCGATCCAAGCAATTGAGGTCGGCAAAACGGAAAAAGAAATTGGCGCTTTGCTTGCTCAAGATGGACAGCCGAATACGGTCACTACCATTAGTGCAGCAGGACAGCGTTTCACAAATGCCACTCTTTACCCAAGAGATAAAGAAGCTCAATTGTCCGATAACTATTCCATAACGGTCGGCTACAAAGGCGGTTTGAGCAGTCGTGCTGGATTTGTGGTTTCTTCTAAAGAACAATTGCCTGAGAATCAAAAAGACTATTTAGAAAAAGTGGGCAAACCTTACTTTACAGCTTATGCAACATGGCTAGAAAATATCCGCATTGGCATTTCTGGCGATGAATTCTACTCGATGATCGAATCCGTATTCCCTTCCGACGTTTATGGCTGGACACTAAACCCTGGACACTATACAGGAGATGACGAGTGGATGTCTTCTCCATTCTACCCAGGATCTAAAGCTGTGGTTAAGAGCGGACAACTATTCCAAGTGGATATCATTCCAAGTGTGCCGGGCTACTCAGGTGCAAGTGCGGAAGAACCAATTGCTATAGCAGATGAAGCTTTGAGAGACGAGTTAAAACAACAGTATCCGGATGTCTGGAAACGCATTGAAGACAGAAGAAACTACATCAAAAATGTGATCAACATCAATCTTTCCGATGATATCTTACCTTTAAGCGATACAGTAGCTTTCTATACGCCATTTTTATTGAATAAAACTCTAGCTTATACAAAAGAAGCTTAA
- a CDS encoding DeoR/GlpR family DNA-binding transcription regulator — MNQAKRQDLILNLVKINGEVTTKELADELNVSMMTVNRDLKEISKWEEIQLVHGGAIYRKDATLENPISFKEEVSIHEKKMIAKFCRTLVKPGSSVFIETGTTTLAVARELFNIENCQFYTNSLLVMNSLAKYEDIQLHCLPGKYRDLSKGFLGLETTDFVKNFNFDIAFIGTEGITADSGVSLPNEEDAFTKKSIMKQAKKNVLVADHKKFGLSYLHKIGEVSEFDMIVTDLESKQPEFKEISNLTTIKSVRKEENKNEH, encoded by the coding sequence TTGAATCAAGCGAAAAGACAAGATCTAATTCTCAATTTGGTAAAAATCAATGGCGAGGTAACAACAAAAGAATTAGCAGATGAATTAAATGTCTCGATGATGACGGTTAACCGAGATTTAAAAGAAATTTCTAAATGGGAAGAAATCCAATTAGTCCATGGCGGCGCAATTTACAGAAAAGATGCCACACTTGAAAATCCCATTTCGTTTAAAGAAGAAGTGAGTATTCACGAGAAAAAAATGATTGCCAAGTTTTGCCGAACCTTAGTCAAACCGGGTAGTTCTGTTTTTATTGAGACCGGTACAACCACACTAGCTGTTGCAAGAGAGTTATTCAATATCGAAAATTGCCAATTTTATACCAATTCATTATTGGTGATGAATTCATTAGCTAAATATGAAGACATCCAATTGCACTGTCTCCCTGGTAAATACCGCGACCTTTCAAAAGGATTTTTAGGATTAGAAACTACTGACTTTGTCAAAAATTTCAATTTTGATATTGCCTTTATCGGTACAGAAGGAATTACTGCCGACTCAGGTGTTTCTCTGCCAAATGAAGAGGATGCCTTTACCAAGAAAAGTATCATGAAACAAGCTAAAAAAAATGTGCTCGTCGCTGACCATAAAAAGTTTGGTCTCTCTTATCTTCATAAAATAGGTGAGGTTTCTGAATTTGATATGATCGTCACTGATTTAGAAAGCAAGCAACCTGAATTTAAAGAAATTAGCAACTTAACGACTATAAAATCTGTTAGAAAAGAGGAAAATAAAAATGAACATTAA
- a CDS encoding aldo/keto reductase has product MEYTKLGNTGMDVSRICLGAMSFGDPEKWIHKWVLNEEESRPIIKRALELGINFFDTANVYSLGTSEEILGKALKEYANRDEIIIATKVHGQMFEGPNGGGLSRKAILSQIDQSLKRLQMDYVDLYIIHRWDYNTPIEETIEALHDIVKSGKARYIGASSMYAWQFQKAQNIAKQNGWTEFISMQNHLNLIYREEEREMIPYSLSEGISLTPYSPLASGRLTRDLSVQTKRTETDNIARAKYDETADKDRLIIERVAQLAERYQVSRVHIALAWLLQKEGVAAPIVGATKLEHIETAAAAVDFRLTPEDIIFLEEPYIPHGIVGFS; this is encoded by the coding sequence ATGGAATACACAAAATTGGGAAATACAGGAATGGACGTTTCAAGGATTTGTCTCGGAGCCATGAGTTTTGGAGACCCAGAAAAATGGATCCACAAATGGGTATTGAATGAAGAGGAAAGCCGGCCAATTATTAAAAGAGCTTTGGAGCTTGGCATAAATTTTTTTGACACTGCGAATGTTTATTCTCTTGGAACAAGCGAAGAGATTTTAGGAAAAGCATTAAAAGAATATGCAAATCGAGATGAGATTATTATTGCTACAAAAGTGCATGGACAGATGTTTGAGGGACCAAATGGTGGAGGGCTTTCACGAAAAGCGATTCTTTCTCAAATTGACCAAAGTTTAAAACGGCTGCAAATGGACTATGTCGATCTTTATATTATTCATCGTTGGGATTACAATACGCCGATTGAAGAGACTATTGAAGCCCTACATGACATTGTAAAATCCGGAAAAGCACGCTATATTGGGGCTTCATCCATGTATGCTTGGCAGTTTCAAAAAGCTCAAAACATTGCAAAGCAAAACGGATGGACTGAATTTATTTCTATGCAAAACCATCTAAACTTAATTTATCGAGAAGAAGAACGCGAAATGATCCCTTATTCTTTGTCTGAAGGAATTTCTTTAACGCCATATAGTCCTTTGGCTTCAGGGCGTTTGACACGAGACTTATCTGTCCAGACTAAACGCACAGAAACAGATAATATTGCACGTGCCAAATACGATGAAACAGCTGATAAGGACCGTCTCATTATTGAAAGAGTAGCCCAATTAGCTGAACGCTATCAAGTCAGTCGCGTTCACATAGCTCTTGCTTGGCTTTTGCAAAAAGAGGGTGTAGCAGCGCCCATTGTCGGAGCAACTAAACTTGAACACATTGAAACAGCAGCTGCAGCGGTTGATTTTAGACTCACTCCAGAAGATATTATTTTTCTAGAAGAACCTTATATTCCACATGGCATAGTTGGATTTTCATAG
- a CDS encoding MarR family winged helix-turn-helix transcriptional regulator translates to MDSQLSEEYIDACMCAKQTIQFLPDPPLEVQKRHIYIIKTLYNLSMKREEVRVSDIAAAIGVTLPSITKSITTLEKQGYIKKKANPEDKRVVNIGLTEKGLALHQKMVQDFHRKNSQILKDVPDEDIRLTIKTIYRIHNLMEQAHLLS, encoded by the coding sequence ATGGATAGTCAACTATCTGAAGAATACATTGATGCTTGTATGTGCGCAAAACAAACGATTCAGTTTTTGCCTGATCCGCCTCTTGAAGTGCAAAAGAGACACATTTATATTATCAAAACATTGTATAACTTATCGATGAAACGGGAAGAGGTGCGCGTAAGTGATATTGCTGCGGCAATTGGTGTAACGTTACCGAGCATTACAAAAAGTATCACAACATTAGAAAAACAAGGCTATATTAAGAAAAAAGCTAATCCGGAAGATAAACGTGTAGTAAACATCGGTTTAACCGAAAAAGGCTTAGCGCTGCATCAAAAAATGGTCCAGGATTTCCATCGTAAAAATAGTCAGATTTTAAAAGACGTTCCAGATGAAGACATCCGTTTGACGATTAAAACGATTTACCGGATACACAATTTAATGGAGCAAGCCCATTTGCTTAGTTAA
- a CDS encoding ABC transporter ATP-binding protein: MYKTLIQSLRQYKKPSFLTMLFMALEVAVEIFIPFLMAKIIDKGLLEKDMAYVLKIGSLMFVMACFSMLFGVLGGKFSSDAAVGFSTNLRQDIYENVQTFAFDSIDKYSSSSLITRLTTDITNIQMAFQMVLKTIIRAPFMIAFAFAMAAYTNLKLSLTILFIVPVVGVILVGLIYRVHPYFIKVFRKYDRLNQTVQEDINGVRVVKSFVREEKEIEKFKEASENIKSLFMKAEKIIAFSAPVMQLAIYSCLLLVYWFGAKYVVGGTMSTGELTSFITYMMQILSSVMMISMIFVMIVISEASVERVAEVLNEKATLRNPEKPLTTIGNGDIEFRNVQFKYAKRSEEADLSHINLTIKSGETVGIIGGTGSGKSTLIQLIPRLYDVTEGEVSVSGHNVKEYDLVTLRDQIAMVLQKNTLFSGTIIDNLRWGNKDASEEEVQRVAKLAQADDFIQAFPDGYETVLDQGGSNVSGGQKQRLTIARALLKRPKILILDDSTSAVDTKTDAYIRKAFIEEIPNTTKIIVAQRISSIQDADRIIVLDDGKINGIGTHDELLKNNVIYQEVFDSQVKGGTIVEE, from the coding sequence ATGTATAAAACTTTAATACAATCATTGCGGCAATATAAAAAGCCCTCATTTTTAACCATGCTGTTTATGGCATTAGAAGTTGCGGTGGAGATTTTTATTCCTTTTCTTATGGCAAAAATTATTGATAAGGGCTTACTCGAAAAAGATATGGCTTATGTTTTAAAAATTGGCTCTTTAATGTTTGTAATGGCTTGTTTCTCCATGCTATTTGGCGTATTGGGCGGAAAATTTTCTTCGGATGCCGCAGTAGGGTTTTCGACAAATCTGCGTCAAGACATCTACGAAAACGTTCAAACCTTTGCCTTTGATAGTATTGACAAATACTCCTCATCTAGTCTGATTACTAGACTTACGACAGATATTACAAATATTCAAATGGCTTTTCAAATGGTCCTCAAAACCATTATTCGAGCACCGTTTATGATCGCCTTTGCTTTTGCGATGGCCGCTTATACAAATTTGAAATTATCTTTAACGATTTTATTTATTGTTCCAGTTGTAGGTGTTATTTTAGTTGGTTTGATCTATCGCGTGCACCCTTATTTTATAAAAGTTTTTAGAAAATATGACCGATTGAATCAAACTGTACAAGAGGACATCAATGGTGTACGCGTAGTAAAATCATTTGTTCGCGAAGAAAAAGAAATCGAAAAGTTTAAAGAAGCCTCTGAAAATATTAAAAGCTTATTTATGAAGGCAGAAAAAATTATTGCATTTAGCGCTCCGGTTATGCAACTGGCTATTTACTCGTGTCTGCTGCTCGTTTATTGGTTTGGAGCAAAGTATGTGGTCGGTGGAACTATGAGTACCGGCGAATTGACGAGTTTTATTACGTATATGATGCAAATCCTAAGCAGTGTGATGATGATTTCCATGATTTTTGTGATGATCGTGATTTCCGAAGCTTCGGTAGAACGGGTGGCTGAAGTTCTGAATGAAAAAGCAACATTGAGAAACCCTGAGAAGCCGCTGACAACTATTGGAAATGGCGACATTGAATTTAGGAATGTTCAATTTAAATATGCTAAACGCTCAGAAGAGGCCGACTTAAGTCACATCAATTTAACCATCAAGTCGGGCGAAACGGTAGGGATCATTGGCGGAACAGGCAGCGGGAAGAGTACGCTTATTCAGTTGATTCCGAGATTGTATGATGTGACTGAAGGAGAAGTATCTGTTTCAGGGCATAACGTCAAAGAGTATGATTTAGTGACCTTGCGTGATCAAATTGCAATGGTACTCCAAAAAAATACCTTGTTTTCAGGAACGATTATTGACAACTTGAGATGGGGCAATAAAGACGCTTCTGAAGAGGAAGTACAGCGGGTTGCCAAATTAGCACAAGCAGATGATTTCATTCAAGCCTTTCCCGATGGATATGAAACCGTGCTAGATCAAGGTGGTTCAAACGTATCCGGGGGGCAAAAACAACGATTGACGATTGCGCGTGCTTTACTAAAACGACCTAAAATTTTGATTTTAGACGATTCGACAAGTGCTGTAGATACAAAAACAGATGCCTATATTAGAAAAGCTTTTATAGAAGAAATTCCAAATACAACTAAAATCATTGTGGCTCAACGTATCTCTTCTATCCAAGATGCTGACCGGATTATCGTGTTAGATGATGGAAAAATCAATGGCATAGGTACGCATGATGAATTGCTGAAAAATAATGTCATCTATCAAGAAGTATTCGATTCTCAAGTAAAGGGAGGGACGATCGTTGAAGAATAA
- a CDS encoding ABC transporter ATP-binding protein, whose product MNKKTAANPLKTFKRILSYATRKYKIRILIVIVSIIISAATNAIGISFTKTLIDDYIAPLLTQATPDFSNLAQIIGVMALLYLTGALFTYIFNRTMVTVSQGILKDIRDELFTHMESLPIRYFDSNATGDIMSHYTNDIDTLRQMISQSIPQIFSSLIMILSIIIAMFIINIPMTLFVLCMIGVMVAVVRTIGSKSSRYFSIQQSALGTLNGYVEEMIEGQKVVKVFNHEEEAIADFSQLNESLRENATKANTYANILMPIMGNIGNFTYLLTAVIGSIFSITGVTVLTVGSIASFVQFTKSITMPVAQISQQFNAIILSLAGAERVFNLLDETPEEDNGTIKLVNITKTADGKVEEAQQRTGSWAWKQTTADRKTAYTELTGDVRFKDVTFGYNANKTILHDINLFAKPGQKIAFVGATGAGKTTITNLINRFYDIQQGSITYDGIDIKKIKKEDLRKSLGIVLQDTHLFTGTIKDNIRYGRLDATDEEVEAAAKLVNADFFIRQLPQGYETELTGDGGSLSQGQRQLLAIARAAVANPPVLILDEATSSIDTRTETVVQSGMDALMKGRTVFVIAHRLSTVRNSDAIMVMDQGRIIERGNHEELIAQEGEYYQLYTGAFEMN is encoded by the coding sequence ATGAATAAGAAAACGGCTGCTAATCCTTTGAAAACATTTAAACGTATTCTTTCCTATGCAACTAGAAAATATAAAATACGGATACTTATCGTAATTGTCAGTATTATCATTAGTGCAGCTACTAATGCGATTGGCATCAGCTTTACAAAAACGTTGATCGATGATTATATTGCCCCTTTGCTGACACAAGCCACACCTGATTTTTCAAATTTAGCCCAGATTATTGGTGTAATGGCACTGTTGTATTTAACCGGTGCATTGTTCACCTATATTTTTAATCGGACCATGGTGACAGTGTCACAAGGAATCTTAAAAGATATTCGGGATGAACTGTTTACGCATATGGAATCTTTACCGATTCGTTATTTCGACAGCAATGCGACCGGCGACATTATGAGTCACTACACAAATGATATCGATACACTGAGACAGATGATCAGCCAATCGATTCCGCAAATTTTTTCTTCACTGATTATGATTTTATCCATTATCATTGCCATGTTCATTATCAACATACCAATGACCTTATTTGTCTTATGTATGATTGGTGTGATGGTGGCCGTGGTTCGCACAATCGGCAGTAAAAGCAGTCGTTACTTCTCGATTCAACAATCAGCATTGGGAACGTTAAATGGATACGTAGAAGAAATGATTGAAGGCCAAAAAGTCGTAAAAGTCTTTAATCATGAAGAAGAAGCGATTGCTGATTTTAGTCAATTGAATGAAAGTTTAAGAGAAAATGCGACAAAAGCTAATACGTATGCCAACATTTTAATGCCGATCATGGGAAATATTGGGAACTTTACGTATTTGTTAACGGCTGTAATTGGCTCCATTTTTTCGATTACAGGTGTCACAGTACTAACGGTAGGGAGTATCGCGTCTTTTGTTCAATTTACAAAAAGCATTACCATGCCGGTAGCACAAATTTCACAACAGTTTAATGCGATCATCTTGTCATTAGCGGGTGCAGAACGGGTTTTTAATCTATTAGACGAAACGCCTGAAGAAGACAATGGAACGATCAAGCTAGTTAATATCACTAAGACGGCTGATGGAAAAGTTGAAGAAGCGCAGCAACGTACAGGCAGCTGGGCTTGGAAACAAACGACTGCTGACCGTAAGACAGCTTATACTGAATTAACAGGAGATGTGCGTTTTAAAGACGTAACATTTGGATATAATGCCAATAAAACGATTCTTCACGATATTAATCTGTTTGCAAAACCCGGTCAAAAAATTGCGTTTGTCGGAGCAACAGGAGCTGGGAAAACGACAATCACCAATTTGATCAATCGCTTTTATGATATTCAACAGGGGTCGATCACTTATGATGGGATCGATATTAAAAAAATCAAAAAAGAGGATTTAAGAAAATCATTAGGCATTGTTTTACAAGATACACATTTATTTACAGGAACGATCAAAGACAATATACGGTACGGCAGATTAGATGCCACTGATGAAGAAGTTGAAGCAGCTGCGAAATTAGTGAATGCCGACTTTTTTATTCGACAATTGCCGCAGGGTTATGAGACAGAATTAACTGGCGATGGCGGTTCGCTTTCCCAAGGTCAAAGACAGTTGCTCGCAATCGCCAGAGCAGCAGTCGCGAATCCGCCAGTTCTAATACTGGACGAAGCGACTTCAAGCATTGATACACGAACAGAAACAGTTGTACAAAGTGGAATGGATGCACTGATGAAAGGAAGAACAGTCTTTGTTATCGCTCACCGGCTGTCAACTGTTCGAAATTCAGATGCCATTATGGTGATGGATCAAGGACGAATCATTGAACGAGGAAATCATGAAGAGTTGATTGCTCAAGAAGGCGAATATTACCAATTGTATACAGGTGCATTTGAAATGAATTAA
- a CDS encoding heavy-metal-associated domain-containing protein yields MSKAVLTLEALSCPSCLQKIESAVKGLNGIDKDSVKVLFNSSKVKADFDADTLSIEEIEKAIIDLGYPVLKTKVKAA; encoded by the coding sequence ATGTCAAAAGCAGTCCTTACATTAGAAGCCTTATCTTGTCCAAGTTGTTTGCAAAAAATTGAAAGTGCAGTAAAAGGATTGAATGGAATCGACAAAGACAGCGTAAAAGTTTTATTCAATTCCAGCAAAGTCAAAGCTGATTTTGATGCAGATACTCTTTCGATTGAAGAAATTGAAAAAGCAATCATTGACTTGGGATACCCAGTTCTTAAAACCAAAGTGAAAGCAGCTTAA
- a CDS encoding heavy metal translocating P-type ATPase, translating into MQHYILSKKNQITLISGVLIGLGFFSHFILENVGISEWSLIIASIFGVAPIAVQAYQAIKVKVVSIDLLVTIAVIGAFLIQNYEEAAIVTFLFLFGHFLEQRTLNQTRSAIKELTEMAPESALRQMEDGGFEEVDVEDVDEGEVLLVKTGAKVPVDGTVITGEGYINEASITGESVPANKTVGSEVFAGTILENGTIQIRADRVGEDTTFGKIIELVEEAQDSKSEAERFIDRFAKYYTPIVLVLAFGVWLFSQNIELAITILVLGCPGALVIGVPVSNVAGIGNGARNGVLLKGSEVIHDFSRVDTIVFDKTGTLTVGNPTVAETEFYRENNTEVLGYLASVERESDHPLAKAVLQEIGETSFSTVEGTEVVKGGGIVASVNGHRIAIGNVALMETEHVVFSKKAQKDVECFEENGNSLVLTAVDGELKILMGIRDQVRPGVKEDLQELKKLGVKNLVVLSGDNQGTVDAVARELELTAAYGHMLPEDKSAHIEKLQKAGQIVAFVGDGVNDSPSLALADIGIAMGNGTDVAIETSDVVLMNSDFSRLPHALGLTKATARNMKQNIIIAVGVVLVLLASVFFSEWMNMSIGMLVHEGSILVVIFNGMRLLNYRLKDKRARKKMEANPVSETVHTT; encoded by the coding sequence ATGCAGCACTATATATTAAGCAAGAAAAACCAAATAACGTTGATCAGCGGTGTGTTGATCGGGCTAGGTTTCTTTAGTCATTTCATTTTAGAAAATGTGGGGATTTCTGAATGGTCTTTGATCATCGCTTCTATTTTCGGAGTTGCACCAATTGCTGTCCAAGCGTATCAAGCCATAAAAGTAAAAGTTGTCAGCATTGATTTGCTGGTCACTATCGCCGTCATCGGAGCTTTCTTAATTCAAAATTATGAAGAAGCAGCTATTGTTACCTTCTTATTTTTATTTGGGCATTTCTTGGAACAACGGACCTTAAACCAAACCCGTTCTGCTATCAAAGAGTTAACTGAAATGGCACCAGAAAGTGCTTTAAGACAAATGGAAGATGGAGGATTCGAAGAAGTAGACGTGGAAGACGTGGACGAAGGAGAGGTCTTACTCGTCAAAACCGGTGCAAAAGTCCCGGTAGATGGAACCGTCATCACAGGTGAAGGCTACATCAATGAAGCCAGCATCACAGGTGAATCCGTTCCAGCAAATAAAACAGTTGGTTCAGAAGTCTTTGCAGGCACTATTTTAGAAAATGGAACGATCCAAATTCGTGCTGATCGAGTAGGAGAAGACACGACATTTGGAAAAATCATTGAATTGGTTGAAGAAGCACAAGATTCTAAATCCGAAGCAGAACGGTTCATTGACCGCTTTGCCAAATATTACACACCAATTGTCTTGGTACTGGCATTTGGTGTGTGGCTATTCAGCCAAAACATCGAATTAGCGATTACCATTTTAGTATTAGGCTGTCCGGGCGCATTGGTTATCGGAGTCCCAGTTTCGAATGTTGCCGGTATTGGAAATGGTGCTCGTAATGGGGTTCTGCTAAAAGGAAGCGAAGTGATTCATGACTTCAGTCGAGTAGATACAATCGTATTTGATAAAACAGGAACATTGACTGTCGGGAATCCAACTGTTGCAGAAACTGAGTTCTATAGAGAAAATAACACTGAAGTCCTTGGTTATTTAGCAAGTGTGGAACGTGAATCTGACCACCCGCTTGCAAAAGCTGTCCTCCAAGAAATTGGCGAGACATCTTTTTCTACAGTAGAAGGAACAGAAGTCGTCAAAGGGGGCGGTATTGTAGCAAGCGTGAATGGGCACCGGATAGCTATTGGGAATGTTGCATTGATGGAAACAGAACATGTGGTATTCAGTAAAAAAGCGCAAAAAGACGTGGAATGTTTTGAAGAAAATGGCAACTCGCTGGTGCTGACAGCGGTCGATGGCGAATTAAAAATTCTGATGGGCATTCGTGATCAAGTCCGTCCCGGAGTAAAAGAAGACCTACAAGAGTTGAAAAAATTAGGCGTGAAAAACCTAGTTGTTCTTTCAGGCGATAATCAAGGAACGGTGGATGCTGTTGCTCGTGAGCTAGAGTTAACAGCAGCATATGGACATATGCTGCCAGAAGATAAATCGGCTCATATCGAGAAATTACAAAAAGCAGGCCAAATCGTTGCTTTTGTCGGAGACGGGGTCAACGACAGTCCTTCATTAGCTTTAGCGGATATTGGAATTGCGATGGGGAATGGAACAGACGTTGCCATTGAAACATCCGATGTTGTCTTAATGAACTCGGATTTCAGTCGTTTGCCGCATGCGTTAGGTTTGACGAAAGCCACAGCACGAAATATGAAACAAAATATTATTATCGCAGTGGGTGTAGTCTTGGTCTTATTGGCCAGCGTCTTTTTCAGTGAGTGGATGAATATGTCTATCGGTATGCTGGTCCATGAAGGAAGTATCTTGGTTGTTATTTTCAATGGAATGAGACTATTAAATTATCGTTTAAAAGACAAAAGGGCTCGCAAGAAAATGGAGGCTAATCCAGTATCAGAAACAGTACACACAACTTAA
- a CDS encoding EAL domain-containing protein has translation MEDLQFHFQPKVDVQNKRLMGYEVLLRNNEQNPYYPAAKMAEVIHDRKEHSLFLKWFQEELMRLVDLCPTVQFSINFAPKQLFYPETHVFFTEMQPYAKQLTIEITEDAPFFTASNDTINSLTIDQHFLSIFASIKEKGYCIALDDVGSGRNSLEEVLKYTPYLDQIKFSMVNCSKKKINEATLQLFLHAWKRFSEDYQLDFIIEGVENQEMSDELKEQGMFLQQGYYFGKPSKCIKTGY, from the coding sequence ATGGAGGACTTACAATTTCATTTTCAACCTAAAGTCGATGTTCAAAACAAACGACTGATGGGATATGAGGTCTTATTAAGGAATAATGAGCAAAATCCGTATTACCCAGCTGCAAAGATGGCTGAAGTAATCCACGATAGAAAAGAGCACTCGCTTTTCTTAAAGTGGTTCCAAGAAGAACTAATGCGTTTGGTAGATTTATGTCCAACCGTACAATTTTCAATTAATTTTGCACCAAAACAATTATTTTACCCGGAGACACATGTCTTTTTCACTGAAATGCAGCCATATGCTAAACAACTGACTATTGAAATAACAGAAGATGCTCCATTTTTTACTGCTTCAAACGATACGATTAATTCTTTAACAATCGACCAGCATTTTTTGTCTATTTTTGCCTCAATCAAGGAAAAAGGGTATTGCATTGCATTAGATGATGTTGGCTCAGGGAGGAATTCGTTAGAGGAAGTCTTAAAATACACTCCTTATCTAGATCAAATTAAATTTTCAATGGTAAATTGTAGTAAAAAGAAGATAAACGAAGCGACTTTACAGCTTTTCTTGCACGCTTGGAAACGTTTCTCAGAAGACTATCAGCTCGATTTCATTATAGAAGGTGTTGAAAATCAAGAAATGAGCGATGAATTGAAAGAACAAGGAATGTTTCTTCAGCAAGGATACTATTTTGGGAAACCTTCAAAATGTATAAAAACAGGTTATTGA